The following proteins are encoded in a genomic region of Liolophura sinensis isolate JHLJ2023 chromosome 7, CUHK_Ljap_v2, whole genome shotgun sequence:
- the LOC135470070 gene encoding aminopeptidase O-like isoform X1: MSNINQILVKHFILDLSSDIVSKSFSGSATYFIHPVNCLKSEATLTFPQSENGRMESSKPAAVPTPEQDDSCCVCCSRTTQAESCIRVANCCGENNRLYCKDEVMQKAEKIGPDLCREGDVFPSELSIMKIDKDTCDSSVLDCSEEINNSSITENMVLNRDTCKTAESAFDNVCASEKIESVKMDHDGAQRLCPFSEEIELIDGTNNVVLNMNKSQKKTENYVVNILEDDAHVGFVSTEELIEEDCCQNFPSGRTEPEKLNRSPISEDRLNNVNPPDSLTWISSDCNEDNLHFNFKEKMYPLCQITGNIADSQAGQTYASECESSIECDDGKIESESFNHSTDVEDVFLGQLGRDVSTFVYEESKTAEGSEVFQFILDSCDIDIIAVDEVIYSEKTVIQDKSAERVEGRPSAFKLHNRCTYATTPLLFSVEKWCVKIEKPGVKSAKDFPRCLRVEYKTKPKGGSLKWSLDQDGNLSVFTHGHWINNRSLFPGQDSPVAMATWQASIHVPDNYIVLMSGDQNAPFFSERNGYVRFDYCTNMKMPASTLALAIGIWSSTTVCEPFLTEGESISSPCQQHADSSCHVNYCSSPILPCRLFAPKSMMKRAVMEIQDYLPRCMTAAHGLLGKHPFCRLDILVVPKCFASLALACPCLMFLSQTLLPGDRSVNIRLAHELSHSWFGLLIGALDWTEEWLTEGFATYLEDCIHADAMEWGENYQREHSDLRAVLRHRNLSAEMLSTEEKLQILRPSKDAIASDKGQTTYIKHGMNPDKTFTQVHYLKGYFLLRHLSQLIGVTELNTFIKLFAHRYHGELVCSQNVFDLLFETFPWLREQGYSSELFCKEWLDFPGMPQPIIKLNVSQNNELLTQVQKEFSRWKPLCKKPKPQKSSSKRRKKIPKLDPAAAVPAAKFLADQLVLLLELMLEEDHCPVSVLTALYKNYNIASANADVGHRWCELVIKHKCVKYYQEVKDFLINHQAMGVYLFGELVISEDKKQRELAMACFEQIREDMEEAPYTTVHSMLYGQAVS; the protein is encoded by the exons ATGTCAAATATTAACCAAATATTGGTGAAACATTTCATTCTTGATCTCTCAAGTGATATTGTGTCAAAGTCATTTTCTGGCAGTGCTACCTACTTTATTCACCCAGTGAACTGTTTAAAATCTGAGGCTACCTTAACATTTCCACAGAGTGAAAATGGAAGGATGGAAAGCAGTAAGCCTGCTGCTGTTCCTACTCCAGAGCAGGATGACAGCTGCTGTGTATGCTGTAGCAGGACTACACAAGCTGAGAGTTGTATAAGGGTGGCTAATTGCTGTGGGGAGAATAACAGATTGTACTGTAAAGATGAAGTGATGCAAAAAGCTGAGAAAATTGGGCCAGATTTATGCAGAGAAGGTGATGTGTTTCCTTCAGAACTGAGTATTATGAAGATTGATAAAGACACCTGCGATTCCAGTGTGCTAGACTGTAGTGAAGAGATAAACAACAGTAGCATAACGGAAAACATGGTGTTGAACAGAGACACTTGTAAGACAGCAGAAAGTGCTTTTGACAACGTATGTGCATCAGAAAAGATTGAGAGTGTTAAGATGGATCATGATGGTGCTCAAAGATTGTGTCCGTTTAGTGAAGAAATTGAACTAATTGACGGAACAAATAATGTGGTGTTGAATATGAACAAAAGCCAGAAAAAGACAGAGAACtatgttgtaaatatattaGAAGATGATGCTCATGTTGGTTTTGTTAGTACAGAAGAATTGATTGAAGAAGACTGTTGTCAAAACTTCCCCAGTGGAAGAACAGAACCTGAAAAACTGAATAGATCCCCGATATCTGAGGATCGTTTGAACAATGTTAATCCACCTGACAGCTTGACATGGATTTCTAGTGATTGCAATGAAGACAatcttcattttaattttaaggAGAAAATGTATCCTCTATGTCAAATTACTGGTAATATAGCGGACAGCCAAGCGGGTCAGACATATGCCTCAGAATGTGAAAGTAGCATTGAATGTGATGATGGCaaaattgaaagtgaaagttttaaccACTCAACTGACGTTGAAGATGTATTCCTTGGTCAGTTAGGGAGGGATGTGTCCACATTCGTTTATGAAGAATCAAAAACTGCAGAAGGATCTGAAGTGTTTCAGTTTATCTTAGACTCATGTGACATTGACATTATAGCTGTTGATGAAGTAATATACTCAGAGAAGACAGTAATACAGGACAAGTCTGCTGAAAGAGTGGAAGGAAGGCCATCAGCCTTCAAACTTCACAATAGGTGCACATATGCTACAACTCCCTTGCTGTTTTCTGTTGAGAAATGGTGTGTGAAAATTGAAAAACCTGGTGTGAAAAGTGCTAAAGATTTCCCTCGCTGTTTGCGAGTGGAATACAAGACGAAACCCAAAGGTGGATCACTGAAATGGTCTTTGGATCAAGATGGAAA CTTGTCTGTGTTCACCCATGGTCACTGGATTAATAACAGATCCTTGTTCCCTGGCCAAGATTCACCAGTCGCCATGGCAACTTGGCAGGCCAGTATTCATGTTCCTGACAATTACATTGTTCTAATGAGTGGTGACCAGAATGCCCCATTCTTTTCCGAACGTAATG GGTACGTTCGCTTTGATTATTGCACAAACATGAAAATGCCAGCATCCACCTTGGCACTAGCTATTGGAATTTGGAGTTCCACAACTGTGTGTGAACCATTTTTAACTGAAGGTGAAAG TATTAGCAGCCCTTGTCAGCAGCATGCGGATAGTTCGTGTCATGTGAACTATTGTTCCAGCCCCATTCTGCCATGTCGATTATTTGCTCCAAAATCCATGATGAAGAGGGCAGTGATGGAGATACAAGACTACCTCCCTCGATGTATGACAGCAGCTCATGGCTTGTTGGGAAAGCATCCATTTTGTAGGCTGGACATTTTAGTTGTGCCAAAATGTTTTGCCAGCTTAGCTTTGGCATG TCCTTGTTTAATGTTTCTTTCCCAAACCCTGTTGCCTGGCGACCGTAGTGTTAACATTCGATTGGCTCATGAATTGAGTCATTCATGGTTTGGCCTTCTCATTGGTGCTTTGGACTGGACTGAAGAGTGGCTTACTGAAGGGTTTGCCACTTACTTGGAGGACTGTATCCATGCTGATGCTATGGAG TGGGGTGAGAACTACCAGCGAGAACACTCAGACCTCAGGGCTGTCCTTCGTCACCGGAATTTGTCTGCGGAGATGTTATCCACTGAGGAGAAGCTACAGATTCTCAG GCCATCCAAAGATGCCATTGCTTCAGACAAAGGGCAGACCACATACATTAAGCATGGGATGAACCCAGATAAGACATTCACACAGGTTCACTATCTGAAG GGCTATTTCTTACTGAGACATCTGTCACAGTTGATTGGAGTTACGGAGCTCAATACCTTCATCAAGCTCTTTGCCCATCGTTACCATGGAGAACTAGTCTGCTCACAG AACGTATTTGACCTGCTGTTTGAGACGTTTCCATGGTTAAG AGAGCAAGGTTATAGTTCAGAGTTGTTCTGTAAGGAATGGCTGGACTTCCCCGGAATGCCACAG CCCATCATCAAGCTGAATGTGTCACAAAACAATGAACTCCTCACTCAGGTGCAGAAGGAA TTCTCCAGGTGGAAGCCATTGTGTAAAAAACCCAAACCACAGAAATCCTCTTCTAAGAGAAGAAAGAAAATACCAAAGCTGGATCCAGCCGCAGCTGTTCCTGCAGCTAAG TTCCTGGCTGATCAACTTGTTTTGCTGCTGGAGTTGATGTTGGAAGAAGACCATTGCCCTGTATCTGTGCTTACAGCTCTGTACAAGAATTACAACATCGCCTCAGCCAATGCAGAT GTAGGACACAGGTGGTGTGAACTCGTTATTAAGCACAAATGTGTCAAGTATTACCAAGAGGTAAAGGACTTCCTAATCAATCACCAG GCGATGGGTGTGTACCTATTTGGAGAGCTTGTAATCTCTGAAGACAAGAAGCAGAGAGAGCTGGCCATGGCATGTTTTGAGCAGATTCGTGAGGATATGGAGGAGGCACCCTACACTACAGTTCATTCCATGTTGTATGGACAAGCTGTGTCATGA
- the LOC135470070 gene encoding aminopeptidase O-like isoform X2 encodes MATWQASIHVPDNYIVLMSGDQNAPFFSERNGYVRFDYCTNMKMPASTLALAIGIWSSTTVCEPFLTEGESISSPCQQHADSSCHVNYCSSPILPCRLFAPKSMMKRAVMEIQDYLPRCMTAAHGLLGKHPFCRLDILVVPKCFASLALACPCLMFLSQTLLPGDRSVNIRLAHELSHSWFGLLIGALDWTEEWLTEGFATYLEDCIHADAMEWGENYQREHSDLRAVLRHRNLSAEMLSTEEKLQILRPSKDAIASDKGQTTYIKHGMNPDKTFTQVHYLKGYFLLRHLSQLIGVTELNTFIKLFAHRYHGELVCSQNVFDLLFETFPWLREQGYSSELFCKEWLDFPGMPQPIIKLNVSQNNELLTQVQKEFSRWKPLCKKPKPQKSSSKRRKKIPKLDPAAAVPAAKFLADQLVLLLELMLEEDHCPVSVLTALYKNYNIASANADVGHRWCELVIKHKCVKYYQEVKDFLINHQAMGVYLFGELVISEDKKQRELAMACFEQIREDMEEAPYTTVHSMLYGQAVS; translated from the exons ATGGCAACTTGGCAGGCCAGTATTCATGTTCCTGACAATTACATTGTTCTAATGAGTGGTGACCAGAATGCCCCATTCTTTTCCGAACGTAATG GGTACGTTCGCTTTGATTATTGCACAAACATGAAAATGCCAGCATCCACCTTGGCACTAGCTATTGGAATTTGGAGTTCCACAACTGTGTGTGAACCATTTTTAACTGAAGGTGAAAG TATTAGCAGCCCTTGTCAGCAGCATGCGGATAGTTCGTGTCATGTGAACTATTGTTCCAGCCCCATTCTGCCATGTCGATTATTTGCTCCAAAATCCATGATGAAGAGGGCAGTGATGGAGATACAAGACTACCTCCCTCGATGTATGACAGCAGCTCATGGCTTGTTGGGAAAGCATCCATTTTGTAGGCTGGACATTTTAGTTGTGCCAAAATGTTTTGCCAGCTTAGCTTTGGCATG TCCTTGTTTAATGTTTCTTTCCCAAACCCTGTTGCCTGGCGACCGTAGTGTTAACATTCGATTGGCTCATGAATTGAGTCATTCATGGTTTGGCCTTCTCATTGGTGCTTTGGACTGGACTGAAGAGTGGCTTACTGAAGGGTTTGCCACTTACTTGGAGGACTGTATCCATGCTGATGCTATGGAG TGGGGTGAGAACTACCAGCGAGAACACTCAGACCTCAGGGCTGTCCTTCGTCACCGGAATTTGTCTGCGGAGATGTTATCCACTGAGGAGAAGCTACAGATTCTCAG GCCATCCAAAGATGCCATTGCTTCAGACAAAGGGCAGACCACATACATTAAGCATGGGATGAACCCAGATAAGACATTCACACAGGTTCACTATCTGAAG GGCTATTTCTTACTGAGACATCTGTCACAGTTGATTGGAGTTACGGAGCTCAATACCTTCATCAAGCTCTTTGCCCATCGTTACCATGGAGAACTAGTCTGCTCACAG AACGTATTTGACCTGCTGTTTGAGACGTTTCCATGGTTAAG AGAGCAAGGTTATAGTTCAGAGTTGTTCTGTAAGGAATGGCTGGACTTCCCCGGAATGCCACAG CCCATCATCAAGCTGAATGTGTCACAAAACAATGAACTCCTCACTCAGGTGCAGAAGGAA TTCTCCAGGTGGAAGCCATTGTGTAAAAAACCCAAACCACAGAAATCCTCTTCTAAGAGAAGAAAGAAAATACCAAAGCTGGATCCAGCCGCAGCTGTTCCTGCAGCTAAG TTCCTGGCTGATCAACTTGTTTTGCTGCTGGAGTTGATGTTGGAAGAAGACCATTGCCCTGTATCTGTGCTTACAGCTCTGTACAAGAATTACAACATCGCCTCAGCCAATGCAGAT GTAGGACACAGGTGGTGTGAACTCGTTATTAAGCACAAATGTGTCAAGTATTACCAAGAGGTAAAGGACTTCCTAATCAATCACCAG GCGATGGGTGTGTACCTATTTGGAGAGCTTGTAATCTCTGAAGACAAGAAGCAGAGAGAGCTGGCCATGGCATGTTTTGAGCAGATTCGTGAGGATATGGAGGAGGCACCCTACACTACAGTTCATTCCATGTTGTATGGACAAGCTGTGTCATGA
- the LOC135470838 gene encoding multidrug and toxin extrusion protein 1-like: protein MVTSLPLCVPVYVSSLCCVVSWGLLVNTNEILLVLGQDPLVALYTEEYLYYFMPALLFIFLYQLSARYLQVQGVVHPIVIIGVVCNLINVGLQYVLIYPANLRLKGSAVSQVVAYFCLGFFTILYARLSGAYKGTWGGFSRSSLKDWGQFFKLGLSSIMMICLEWWAFEVGTFLMGILGATELGASTILMTLWGFYSAMSIGIGSAAAYRSGRYLGSMRPLNAITAARVAFCVAWVVAFITAVITLAFKAYIPYLFTTDPDVVSLATDLLPILALFSFFGATRNVCSGIIRGTGNQAVGGITSFVSYFVFGLPIGIPLMFLTSAHASGFWWGLTIGLAINSTSLFTIIYRIDWATEAEKAQIRAKVKASMSRQTSVLDGRDAETSLTSETAALLSSQVTEALNNEISKKRHSDRSGSYGTMSGRYLPSKPPDKPELSKSDKQNWRKLYVIRGITCIVCFGLFAFGIICRVLIFIPPEFPHDVCSNCTTLNITNSTTDWML, encoded by the exons ATGGTTACTTCCTTGCCACTCTGTGTCC CCGTGTACGTGTCCAGTCTGTGCTGTGTTGTATCCTGGGGACTTCTTgtgaacaccaatgaaatactGCTTGTCCTGGGTCAGGATCCGTTAGTCGCGTT GTACACCGAGGAGTATCTGTATTACTTCATGCCAGCCTTGTTG TTCATATTTCTGTATCAGCTGTCGGCCAGGTATCTACAAGTACAG GGTGTCGTCCATCCGATCGTGATTATTGGCGTGGTCTGTAATCTGATTAACGTGGGCCTCCAGTACGTTCTCATCTACCCAGCTAATCTCAGACTCAA AGGATCGGCTGTATCTCAGGTGGTGGCCTACTTCTGTCTGGGTTTCTTCACCATCCTCTATGCCAGGTTATCGGGAGCTTACAAAGGAACATGGGGAG GTTTCTCGCGCAGTTCCCTCAAGGACTGGGGACAGTTTTTCAAGTTGGGTTTATCCAGCATCATGATGATCTGCCTGGAATGGTGGGCTTTTGAAGTCGGTACATTCTTGATGG gCATTCTCGGTGCAACAGAACTCGGTGCCTCCACTATACTGATGACGCTATGGGGCTTCTATTCCGCG ATGTCTATCGGGATTGGCTCAGCGGCGGCATATCGGTCCGGGAGATACCTCGGTTCTATGAGGCCTTTAAACGCCATTACGGCCGCCAGGGTAGCATTTTGTGTGGCGT GGGTTGTGGCGTTTATTACGGCAGTGATAACACTAGCCTTCAAAGCCTACATACCGTATCTCTTCACTACCGATCC GGACGTTGTTTCCTTGGCAACAGACCTGCTTCCCATCCTAGCGCTCTTCTCGTTTTTCGGTGCAACTCGC AATGTGTGTTCTGGGATTATACGTGGCACGGGAAATCAGGCAGTTGGCGGGATAACCTCGTTTGTTAGTTACTTCGTCTTTGGTCTGCCAATTGGTATCCCTCTGATGTTCCTCACAAGTGCGCATGCTTCAG GGTTTTGGTGGGGACTAACGATCGGGCTGGCCATCAACTCCACGTCTCTCTTCACCATCATATACCGAATTGATTGGGCAACGGAAGCGGAAAAG GCTCAAATAAGGGCAAAGGTAAAGGCTTCTATGAGTCGGCAAACATCGGTACTGGATGGGCGTGATGCGGAAACGTCTCTGACAAGTGAAACTGCTG CTTTACTTTCCAGTCAGGTAACTGAAGCGTTAAACAACGAAATAAGCAAAAAACGCCATTCTGACAGAAGCGGAAGTTACGGGACGATGAGTGGCCGGTATTTGCCGAGTAAACCTCCGGATAAACCCGAACTGTCTAAGTCTGACAAACAGAACTGGAGAAAACTATACGTCATACGTGGCATAACGTGTATTGTTTGTTTCGGATTGTTTGCCTTCGGGATAATTTGTAGGGTTTTGATCTTCATCCCACCAGAATTTCCTCACGATGTGTGCAGCAACTGTACAACGTTGAATATTACCAACAGCACGACTGACTGGATGTTATGA